A stretch of Lachancea thermotolerans CBS 6340 chromosome D complete sequence DNA encodes these proteins:
- the COG4 gene encoding Golgi transport complex subunit COG4 (similar to uniprot|Q06096 Saccharomyces cerevisiae YPR105C COG4 component of oligomeric Golgi complex), whose amino-acid sequence MDALDLDKLSTNLARYHTLLSKITTVSQLTKLQSAIENEQSSTARQLDAFLQPSHTNTNQAVRTLELNRARLTQTLSKLHHALESVAESKQLALQVSTRIRAVDRERQLVTRVLQFVSHVTSLRQNIFMVHQAIDRSDYKLAAAGIDTILKLPEESVYSEFARRVVPSAEIPEDPQDLLKQWINQLAQVFHDNFVKAAREQDITQLTAVFQLFPLIRKSDMGLDLYSKYVCDMIATQSRKVMTSTTSKSPGFFAQALLHLFKIVSTIINEHSKIIAKYYGKQHMVHIMAKVQREADMQAGLVLDSFFESRNFKEILQDIRAFKENVSPEEEGLTSNAPSMSEVSGIINESSSILQNWSMYCRFFALKWREFSDQSSEDPLTLPAPICDGIFYSKIHSSGFLSDLKKLNEFYLNRSFKKSLELEELPSLNEQISKAPLKHDDISSYGFSSIIEDLTVLIRSCLVVNVNTGESTLLGQFLDMLVRFLQNEYLIRFLQHRLRQLQPRLTSNVVLKKYVPQTESTMNSRAASPGAVEQSKLSHLRFNFKGAATSAFSNIQSNLQAVYADEETVLKLHQYLIYLNTLSIGCVFLQKLLTKELLQDNPQLLPDNFPFGDKSQSLVKKIEATEQTLLAQSSKLLQWGVRLLFDGVLQSKIQKILGPLFTQGTETEYLASTANFEDMSHLKQFSDGWLETMNPYINVLYKDCYAQLLTYAVDFLVAQISPRLWSLKLNELGSIKLDRELGALIAIVCGEHYLLREKFTKLTQIVLIAGFEDDDFDSETSDLKEEVIKGISWVLNPTERIRAGELRVDRRH is encoded by the coding sequence ATGGACGCCCTTGATCTTGACAAGCTGTCTACAAACCTTGCAAGGTATCACACGCTGCTCTCCAAGATCACAACTGTCTCGCAGCTGACCAAACTCCAGAGCGCAATTGAGAATGAGCAATCATCCACGGCGCGCCAACTGGACGCGTTTTTGCAACCATCTCACACAAACACCAACCAAGCCGTGCGGACGCTGGAGCTCAACAGGGCGAGGCTCACTCAAACCTTGTCGAAGTTACACCACGCGCTCGAGTCCGTTGCGGAATCAAAGCAATTGGCTTTACAGGTCTCCACCAGGATCAGGGCTGTGGACCGCGAACGCCAGCTCGTCACCAGGGTCCTACAGTTCGTCTCACATGTCACCTCTTTAAGGCAAAACATATTCATGGTCCACCAAGCTATAGATCGCTCCGACTACAAACTCGCTGCCGCGGGTATCGACACCATATTGAAGCTGCCCGAGGAATCTGTGTATTCAGAGTTTGCCCGCAGGGTTGTACCGTCTGCTGAGATCCCGGAAGACCCGCAAGATCTTCTCAAGCAGTGGATCAACCAATTGGCTCAGGTCTTTCACGATAACTTTGTCAAAGCCGCACGCGAACAAGACATTACCCAGCTCACCGCGgttttccagcttttccCTCTCATCCGCAAATCCGACATGGGGCTTGACCTGTACTCCAAGTATGTTTGCGACATGATAGCGACCCAAAGCCGAAAAGTGATGACAAGCACTACTTCAAAGAGCCCGGGGTTTTTCGCGCAGGCTCTTCTACACTTGTTCAAGATCGTCTCCACGATCATAAACGAACACTCCAAGATCATTGCAAAGTACTACGGAAAACAGCACATGGTCCATATTATGGCCAAAGTTCAGCGCGAGGCAGACATGCAGGCTGGCCTCGTTTTAgacagcttctttgaaagccgCAACTTTAAAGAGATCTTGCAAGATATACGCGCGTTTAAGGAGAATGTATCCCCCGAGGAGGAAGGATTGACGAGCAATGCCCCATCTATGTCCGAGGTGTCGGGCATCATCAATGAGTCTTCATCTATTCTCCAAAATTGGTCCATGTACTGCCGTTTTTTTGCACTAAAGTGGCGAGAGTTCTCTGATCAGAGCTCTGAAGATCCGCTCACTTTGCCTGCCCCCATCTGTGACGGTATATTCTATTCCAAAATCCACAGTTCGGGGTTTTTGTCTGATCTCAAGAAACTTAATGAGTTTTATCTCAACcgttctttcaagaagagtttGGAGCTTGAGGAGTTGCCTTCCTTGAACGAACAAATTTCCAAAGCGCCCCTCAAGCATGATGATATCTCTAGCTACGGCTTCTCTTCCATCATTGAGGATCTCACGGTGCTTATTAGAAGCTGTTTGGTTGTGAATGTGAACACGGGTGAAAGCACTCTCTTGGGCCAATTCCTTGATATGCTAGTGAGATTTTTGCAAAATGAGTATCTGATTAGATTTTTACAGCATCGCTTGCGTCAGCTGCAGCCGCGATTGACTAGCAACGTTGTCTTGAAAAAATATGTGCCTCAGACGGAGTCAACTATGAACTCGAGAGCGGCATCTCCTGGTGCTGTCGAACAATCGAAGCTCTCACACCTGAGGTTTAATTTCAAAGGTGCCGCTACATCGGCCTTCTCCAACATCCAATCAAATCTCCAAGCTGTGTATGCAGACGAGGAgacagttttgaaattgcACCAATATCTCATCTACCTCAATACCTTGAGCATAGGATGCGTTTTCTTgcaaaaacttttgactAAGGAGCTTCTGCAAGATAACCCTCAACTTCTACCTGACAACTTCCCCTTTGGTGATAAGTCTCAATctcttgtcaaaaaaattgaagcaaCAGAACAAACGCTACTTGCGCAGAGCtcgaagctgctgcagTGGGGCGTGCGTCTCCTTTTTGATGGTGTCTTGCAATCCAAAATTCAGAAAATATTAGGACCCTTATTTACTCAGGGTACAGAAACTGAGTACCTCGCGAGCACTGCCAACTTCGAAGATATGAGTCACCTCAAACAATTCTCTGACGGCTGGCTTGAAACCATGAACCCCTATATCAACGTCCTGTACAAAGATTGCTACGCACAGCTCTTAACCTATGCAGTTGACTTTCTGGTCGCTCAAATTTCCCCTAGACTTTGGAGTCTAAAGTTGAATGAGCTGGGCTCTATCAAGCTTGACCGGGAGCTGGGGGCGTTAATAGCTATAGTGTGTGGCGAGCACTATCTTTTGAGGGAGAAATTCACGAAACTGACGCAAATTGTTCTCATTGCGGGCTTTGAGGATGACGATTTTGACTCTGAAACCAGCGATTTGAAGGAGGAGGTGATAAAGGGTATAAGCTGGGTGCTAAACCCAACTGAACGTATCCGTGCTGGTGAGTTGAGGGTCGACAGAAGGCACTAG
- the FHL1 gene encoding Fhl1p (similar to uniprot|P39521 Saccharomyces cerevisiae YPR104C) — protein sequence METSVDALTPSGPAAEDPAEERHNSDEHRSPKDEPENFGEPFAKKPSRSNSQVAADEAAAEAKRLIDDPNLKLEIPDSLDHEHFSKLLELDSKNDDDLFSSTDLLEHEIAEHPEKLANDIAETVPTDDATQHLHSLENLESLGKLSEEAGGDVHSNPGTESPSKIKNENQSPSVLVDPVLADDRAIHPDIYNSDPLSTGAGTREDTPASILEDKHELLDDQKQDASTKLGYVSLQPPLPENAVNKIEITQPIEPNSELPMTEFHDGANSETEQSKISAYARLDFQSFTFYVQTLQVIIGRRSENDFSHKVDVNLGPSKSISRRHAQIFYNFGTGRFELSIMGKNGAFVDDTFVERGITVQLKNKAKVQIGQIPFQFVLPDQEGKEKKAIEPVDAISLKTALNNNNKLAEISRSVTPIPIPSGESTELKDEELKDQPAKKKTPPKKKEKKEPKAPKPPKKIYTLEEIPPEYRTKPTGSYSNLITACLRKFSSPKGMSLSGIYAGIRELFPYYKYCPDGWQSSVRHNLSLNKSFRKVSKEGKGWLWGLNEEYIAEREKQKKKQAEAAAEKAKAAQLKLEQQQQQKAKKAAESGSMIKSVASIPARPKVKQPNISQTLAANRADRKATADANQRTMKYLQEQLMILTKDRKGLDKHVMASILTQALAMTINQVTQAAKSKGITGNPLTALIDKNPQHLNLILAAAVNAATVKVTNGSVKQLVSMPPPTVTAPQERRAASPSTSNIQPTSGGTSNLVASANPGPAATVKSSESFDPTSLSKFFQPKQPSRVPTPSPARSVLPLKRASSETESSSDDESTSGDESGSADSDASDGSDSDDDSSSSSGGSSKGSSSDEGSSDGE from the coding sequence ATGGAAACGTCCGTAGATGCGCTGACGCCCTCAGGGCCCGCGGCGGAAGACccagctgaagaaagacacaATAGTGATGAGCATCGCTCCCCGAAAGACGAACCAGAGAATTTCGGAGAACCATTCGCAAAGAAACCCTCGCGGTCTAACAGTCAGGTTGCGGCCGACGAGGCAGCTGCCGAAGCCAAGAGGCTCATAGACGATCCTAATCTAAAATTGGAAATACCGGACAGCTTAGATCATGAAcatttttccaagctgctggaacTTGACTCCAAAAATGACGACGACTTGTTCTCATCAACAGACCTACTGGAACATGAAATCGCTGAGCATCCAGAAAAGCTCGCCAACGACATTGCGGAAACGGTTCCCACAGATGATGCGACACAGCATTTGCACTCTTTAGAAAACTTGGAGTCTCTGGGAAAGCTCAGCGAGGAAGCCGGAGGTGACGTACACTCAAATCCTGGTACTGAAAGCCCGTCGAAAATTAAAAACGAAAATCAGTCTCCCTCCGTTTTAGTGGATCCTGTTTTAGCCGATGATAGAGCTATTCATCCCGACATCTATAATTCCGATCCCTTATCAACTGGTGCAGGAACACGAGAAGATACACCGGCCTCAATACTTGAGGACAAACACGAATTACTTGATgaccaaaaacaagacGCGTCCACAAAACTCGGTTATGTTTCACTACAGCCTCCACTTCCGGAAAATGCTGTCAACAAAATAGAGATAACACAACCGATTGAGCCCAATTCCGAGCTGCCGATGACTGAATTTCACGATGGCGCCAACAGCGAAACAGAACAATCAAAAATCTCTGCCTACGCAAGGTTAGACTTTCAGAGCTTCACATTTTACGTTCAAACCTTACAAGTAATCATAGGCCGGCGCTCTGAAAACGATTTTTCGCACAAGGTGGACGTCAATCTGGGGCCTTCTAAATCGATATCGAGGAGGCATGCGCAAATATTCTACAATTTTGGAACTGGGAGATTTGAACTTTCTATCATGGGCAAGAATGGCGCGTTTGTTGACGACACCTTCGTCGAGAGGGGAATAACAGTGCAATTGAAAAATAAGGCAAAGGTTCAAATAGGTCAAATCCCATTTCAGTTTGTCTTACCAGACCAAGAAGgaaaggaaaagaaggcaaTCGAGCCTGTTGACgcaatttctttgaaaacgGCACTCAACAATAACAACAAATTAGCAGAAATTTCTCGGAGTGTCACTCCAATTCCTATCCCGTCTGGCGAGAGTACTGAactcaaagacgaagaaCTCAAAGATCAGccggccaagaagaagacgcctccgaagaagaaggaaaagaaggaaccTAAGGCCCCTAAACCCCCAAAGAAAATTTACACTCTGGAAGAAATTCCTCCCGAATATCGAACAAAACCTACGGGTTCTTACTCAAACCTAATCACCGCTTGTCTACGGaaattttcaagcccaaagGGTATGTCTCTATCCGGAATATATGCAGGAATTAGAGAGCTCTTTCCCTACTACAAATACTGCCCGGACGGCTGGCAAAGTTCGGTAAGACATAATTTATCTCTAAACAAATCTTTCAGGAAGGTTTCCAAAGAGGGTAAAGGGTGGCTCTGGGGTCTCAATGAGGAGTATATCGCAGAGAGGGaaaaacagaagaaaaagcaggcagaagctgctgctgaaaagGCTAAGGCAGCTCAATTGAAACTtgaacagcaacaacagcaaaagGCAAAGAAAGCGGCTGAATCTGGCTCGATGATAAAAAGTGTGGCCAGCATTCCAGCGAGACCTAAAGTTAAACAACCTAATATCTCCCAAACCTTGGCAGCAAATAGGGCAGATAGGAAAGCGACTGCAGATGCAAACCAGCGGACTATGAAATACCTTCAGGAACAATTAATGATCCTCACAAAGGACCGAAAAGGTCTGGATAAGCATGTCATGGCAAGCATATTAACACAGGCACTTGCAATGACAATAAACCAGGTTACGCAGGCAGCTAAAAGCAAGGGTATAACTGGCAATCCGCTAACGGCTTTAATTGACAAAAACCCCCAGCATTTAAATTTGATTTTAGCTGCAGCCGTAAATGCAGCTACTGTCAAAGTCACTAACGGGAGTGTTAAACAGCTGGTTAGTATGCCTCCGCCAACAGTTACGGCACCCCAGGAGCGAAGAGCTGCAAGCCCGTCCACAAGCAACATACAGCCGACGTCTGGCGGAACATCAAATCTAGTGGCGTCGGCGAATCCAGGGCCTGCTGCAACTGTTAAATCGTCGGAATCATTTGACCCCACTTCCCTCTCAAAGTTTTTCCAACCTAAGCAACCCTCAAGAGTGCCTACTCCGTCTCCCGCTAGGAGCGTTTTACCTCTAAAACGAGCATCGAGTGAGACTGAGTCTAGCTCCGATGATGAGTCAACCAGTGGCGATGAAAGTGGAAGTGCTGATAGTGATGCCAGCGATGGGTCAGACAGTGATGATGatagcagcagcagcagcggaGGTAGCAGTAAGGGATCATCTAGTGATGAAGGCAGTAGTGATGGCGAGTAG
- the PRE2 gene encoding proteasome core particle subunit beta 5 (highly similar to uniprot|P30656 Saccharomyces cerevisiae YPR103W PRE2 20S proteasome beta-type subunit) produces MQAIAEKYSLKSTLATELEYDNEEGLSRDFVTGNSMFQRLAPQIAMPPISSPQEFLRAHTDDSQNPDCKIKIAHGTTTLAFRFQGGIVVAVDSRATAGSWIASQTVKKVIEINPFLLGTLAGGAADCQFWETWLGTQCRLHELKEKERISVAAASKILSNLVYQYKGAGLSMGTMVCGYTKKEGPTIYYVDSDGTRLKGDMFCVGSGQTFAYGVLDSNYKWDLSVEEALYLGKRSILAATHRDAYSGGSVNLYHVTEQGWVYHGNQNIETLFWEVKEKEGSFNNVIG; encoded by the coding sequence ATGCAGGCAATCGCTGAAAAGTACTCTCTTAAGAGCACGCTGGCCACCGAATTAGAATATGACAATGAGGAAGGGCTTTCGAGGGACTTTGTGACTGGCAATTCCATGTTCCAGAGACTGGCTCCCCAGATCGCTATGCCACCAATTTCGTCGCCACAGGAGTTTCTCAGGGCACACACAGATGACTCGCAAAACCCAGACTGTAAGATAAAGATTGCGCACGGTACCACCACGCTGGCGTTCAGGTTTCAAGGAGGCATTGTGGTCGCCGTAGATTCACGTGCCACGGCTGGGTCGTGGATCGCCTCTCAAactgtcaaaaaagtcattgaaATTAACCCGTTCCTGCTGGGTACGCTAGCAGGTGGCGCAGCAGACTGTCAGTTTTGGGAAACATGGCTAGGCACGCAATGTCGGCTTCACgaactcaaagaaaaagagcgtATTTCTGTGGCCGCGGCTTCTAAGATACTGAGTAACCTTGTCTACCAGTACAAGGGCGCGGGACTTTCCATGGGTACCATGGTCTGTGGCTACACTAAAAAGGAAGGCCCTACTATTTACTACGTGGACTCCGACGGCACCAGATTAAAGGGCGATATGTTCTGTGTAGGGTCCGGTCAGACTTTTGCATATGGTGTCTTAGATTCTAACTATAAATGGGATCTGTCAGTCGAAGAAGCTCTGTATCTGGGGAAACGGTCCATTTTAGCTGCTACTCATAGAGACGCGTATTCTGGTGGTTCTGTTAACTTATACCACGTCACTGAACAGGGCTGGGTGTATCATGGCAATCAAAATATCGAGACTCTTTTCTGGGAAgtgaaagagaaagaaggatCGTTCAACAATGTCATTGGTTAA
- the IME2 gene encoding protein kinase IME2 (similar to uniprot|P32581 Saccharomyces cerevisiae YJL106W IME2 Serine/threonine protein kinase involved in activation of meiosis associates with Ime1p and mediates its stability activates Ndt80p IME2 expression is positively regulated by Ime1p), translating to MGYLGRKHGLKSSTNVPPDVNNPPFYIPVRPIANRYTLMQELGNGSFGSVTLAKLAGSEGADKDARGQHDHKRLAASTRQHYHNTLMDDAVVPSIEQENYHNKQRGVLAIKTMMTRLPTLNDYTRVREVKFILSMPAHKNLVQIWELFIDDINYQLHIVMECMEQNLYQLMRARRKRVFSLPSLKSILSQILAGVRHIHAHNFFHRDLKPENILISPSSHYFSKEWILEGHYSDNYVVKIADYGLARHITNKSPYTAYVSTRWYRSPEILLRKGLYSRPLDIWAFGCVVVEVATFRPLFPGSDEMDQIWKILEVLGTPHTMPESTLSGYHPHGGLWEKAQVLASRLNLKFPYVEGVSIESIMDNPHLQPLCDVVKACLVWDPKKRATVDEIFCMPYFEEAKPWAEPKGLNDSNTDNCPLNDENLNKGLGLRHYWSGGLNRGSRHPHGENASLAPIEVDSNGAKIRGPKETEISFRQFLKESLLPLPMSKETSRGSDGNRLHNEAGPEDVADLPLSEDSVANISPVSSLNDAENVGVLEPPEVDDSFAAFFVSKSAEFEYPAGAEVAAGNLEPSYIHYGDSTDDRIIPHHRCNVLDDMSVDSSGSNRVPRTFAVPRISEECNVSAQASHNHSFSHTNSLTF from the coding sequence ATGGGGTACCTGGGCCGGAAGCATGGCCTCAAATCGTCTACTAACGTTCCTCCGGACGTCAACAATCCACCATTTTATATTCCGGTCAGGCCTATTGCAAATAGGTACACCCTGATGCAGGAGCTAGGGAACGGCAGCTTCGGCTCCGTGACGCTGGCCAAACTAGCGGGCAGCGAGGGCGCGGACAAAGATGCCCGCGGGCAACACGACCACAAGAGGCTCGCCGCGTCAACGCGCCAGCATTACCACAATACACTGATGGATGACGCTGTGGTCCCCAGTATCGAGCAGGAAAACTACCACAACAAGCAGCGCGGCGTGCTGGCGATCAAGACCATGATGACCCGACTCCCAACACTCAACGATTACACGCGCGTACGTGAGGTCAAGTTCATCCTCTCCATGCCAGCGCACAAAAATTTGGTACAGATATGGGAGCTTTTCATCGACGACATCAACTATCAGCTTCACATCGTCATGGAGTGCATGGAGCAGAACCTGTACCAGCTCATGAGGGCGCGCCGCAAGCGAGTGTTCTCGCTGCCCTCGTTAAAGTCGATTCTATCTCAAATTCTGGCTGGTGTGCGGCATATTCATGCCCACAACTTTTTCCACCGTGATTTGAAGCCAGAGAACATCCTCATCTCGCCATCCAGTCATTATTTTAGCAAAGAATGGATTTTAGAAGGCCACTACTCGGATAATTACGTGGTAAAGATTGCTGACTACGGTCTCGCCCGTCATATTACAAACAAGAGCCCCTACACAGCATACGTCTCCACTCGCTGGTATCGGTCGCCCGAAATCCTCCTTAGAAAAGGTCTCTATTCGAGGCCATTAGATATTTGGGCATTCGGATGCGTAGTTGTCGAGGTGGCGACATTCAGGCCCTTGTTCCCAGGTTCTGACGAGATGGATCAGATATGGAAAATTCTGGAGGTTCTTGGAACGCCTCACACGATGCCAGAATCGACACTGAGTGGCTATCATCCGCATGGCGGACTGTGGGAGAAAGCACAAGTGCTTGCCTCTAGGCTCAACCTAAAATTTCCTTACGTTGAAGGCGTAAGTATAGAGTCTATTATGGACAACCCACACTTACAACCATTATGCGACGTAGTAAAAGCCTGTTTGGTTTGGgatccaaagaagagggcCACTGTTGACGAAATTTTCTGCATGCCCTACTTCGAAGAGGCCAAGCCCTGGGCTGAGCCTAAAGGCCTCAATGATTCCAATACGGACAACTGTCCTTTGAATGACGAGAACTTGAACAAGGGGCTTGGTTTGCGCCACTACTGGAGTGGCGGTCTCAACAGGGGCTCCAGGCACCCCCATGGGGAAAACGCATCCTTGGCGCCAATTGAGGTCGATTCAAACGGCGCAAAAATACGAGGCCCCAAGGAAACTGAAATCTCGTTTCGCcagtttctcaaagagtCACTACTTCCTCTTCCAATGTCAAAGGAAACCAGCCGCGGCAGCGACGGAAATAGGCTGCACAACGAAGCCGGTCCAGAAGATGTTGCCGACCTGCCGCTTTCCGAAGACTCAGTTGCAAACATATCACCAGTATCGTCCCTCAACGATGCGGAAAACGTAGGCGTTTTAGAGCCGCCCGAGGTCGACGATAGTTTTGCCGCCTTTTTCGTTAGCAAATCGGCAGAATTTGAGTATCCTGCCGGCGCTGAGGTGGCAGCCGGAAACTTGGAGCCTAGCTACATCCATTATGGGGATTCGACGGATGATCGCATAATTCCTCATCATCGTTGTAACGTTTTGGATGACATGTCGGTGGATTCAAGCGGTTCGAACAGGGTTCCCCGAACGTTTGCAGTTCCCCGGATAAGTGAGGAATGCAACGTATCGGCGCAGGCAAGCCACAATCATAGTTTTTCGCACACAAATAGTCTCactttttga
- a CDS encoding KLTH0D03102p (similar to uniprot|P36124 Saccharomyces cerevisiae YKR029C SET3), translated as MGGNDISERSVYEDASALLMLSRGKDSSTNHTPLQDIKQPIGSPGLRSSSQVHSEPRSPLTSGDVRSRASSISLIQHNSTASPGPAYATLSAEDEDGLSSRMHEKTESPSSRSNSNKGIVAAAALAAAATVPLPLRKQDPEHRESKHNSRKSDHSEQRPKRSWPVPNSYVVDPDSGIITCICGYDDDDGFTIQCDHCNRWQHAICHGIRNIETAPDDYLCSNCHPRKLDVKRAKRKQQERLNPRNNKKRRKSSQGEESSGKSNSSHASDSANTSVNNLGGNEVASSAELKPTQRHLNSLEHHPVVYVPLTANDFKDRYVEMFVERHCDDDWVLPYSHRIFQPVPLEVKSCSESSRSFTGLPKLGLFAKQPCTVGSYIEEVVGEVDFTKKYYGDSRNNYRVCGTAKPKVFIHPHWPIYIDCRLSGNLTRFIRRGCQPNVELVSVHLNGDAPQVKFVLRALKDIGDGDELQIGWQWDLRHPIWHLIKGDNKSVDSLDDPDKFTLVHSVDTILSCADCACGAHNRDCYLLKVKKFSQSLIKSVKSKMNGRYKLNEVLQNAQNKNKKLQTPILSRLAHEAISNAARANELLVDFHAAKLKYLKEEGIPVSQLISRQPSLSDTENFDHAKPFKLYLVNKHFTTLRGGGEQENHRPSITTGTSNSLRYDESHITDLKSLPLPVELQLPRLSSMGEKALSIRENSNGDVAPELSTKAPVTPSVALPAVAVAAGPAINSRHTLKKKLSFADYKKKMKPI; from the coding sequence ATGGGTGGAAACGATATAAGCGAGCGCTCAGTGTATGAAGATGCTTCTGCACTTCTGATGCTTTCAAGAGGCAAGGACTCTTCGACCAACCACACACCACTACAAGATATCAAGCAGCCTATTGGCTCTCCGGGTCTTCGCTCGAGTTCGCAGGTACACTCTGAACCGCGGTCTCCGCTCACTAGCGGAGATGTCCGCAGCAGAGCTTCATCTATATCTCTGATTCAGCACAACTCCACGGCATCGCCCGGCCCGGCGTATGCAACCCTCTCGGCggaagatgaagacggACTATCTAGCAGGATGCATGAAAAGACGGAAAGCCCGAGCTCGCGTTCTAACTCGAACAAAGGAAtagttgctgctgctgctttggCGGCGGCTGCTACTGTCCCGCTACCTCTAAGAAAGCAAGATCCGGAGCATCGAGAAAGCAAACACAATTCAAGGAAGTCAGACCATTCAGAGCAAAGGCCAAAACGCTCGTGGCCTGTTCCAAACTCATACGTTGTCGATCCGGACTCCGGAATAATTACCTGCATTTGTGGCTatgacgatgatgacgGCTTTACTATTCAATGCGACCACTGTAACAGGTGGCAGCACGCAATATGTCATGGCATCCGGAATATCGAAACAGCTCCTGATGACTATCTTTGTAGCAACTGCCATCCCAGGAAGTTGGATGTCAAGAGAGCTAAAAGAAAACAACAGGAAAGGCTTAATCCTcgcaacaacaaaaaaaggcgCAAGAGCAGCCAAGGTGAGGAAAGCAGTGGAAAGAGCAACTCTTCGCATGCCAGTGATTCCGCAAACACTTCGGTGAATAATCTAGGAGGCAATGAGGTTGCTTCTTCTGCGGAGCTGAAACCTACTCAGAGACATCTTAACTCTTTGGAGCATCACCCTGTTGTTTATGTCCCTTTGACTGCCAATGATTTTAAAGACAGATACGTTGAAATGTTTGTTGAAAGACATTGTGATGACGACTGGGTATTGCCATACAGCCATAGGATATTCCAGCCAGTACCGCTGGAGGTCAAGTCTTGCTCTGAAAGCTCTCGTTCGTTCACCGGTCTGCCGAAATTGGGTCTTTTCGCAAAACAACCTTGTACCGTCGGCTCTTATATTGAAGAAGTGGTTGGAGAAGTGGATTTTACCAAGAAGTATTATGGTGATTCAAGGAATAATTATAGGGTGTGCGGGACCGCAAAACCAAAGGTGTTCATTCATCCCCACTGGCCAATCTATATTGATTGTAGATTGTCTGGAAACCTCACCCGATTCATAAGAAGAGGTTGCCAGCCAAATGTCGAGCTGGTGTCGGTCCACCTTAACGGTGACGCTCCACAGGTTAAGTTTGTGCTTCGGGCGCTTAAGGATATAGGAGATGGTGACGAACTTCAAATTGGTTGGCAGTGGGATCTCAGGCATCCTATTTGGCATCTAATTAAGGGAGACAACAAAAGTGTGGATTCTTTGGACGATCCTGATAAATTCACGCTCGTACATTCTGTCGATACGATTCTGAGCTGCGCCGATTGCGCTTGTGGGGCCCATAACCGAGACTGCTATCTGCTTaaggtcaagaagttctCACAGTCCCTGATAAAGTCTGTCAAGTCTAAAATGAATGGCCGGTACAAACTCAACGAAGTCCTTCAAAATGCgcagaacaaaaacaaaaagttaCAAACACCCATCCTTTCAAGACTGGCGCATGAGGCGATCAGCAACGCTGCGCGTGCAAACGAACTTTTGGTTGATTTTCATGCTGCGAAGCTGAAGtatctcaaagaagagggcaTACCTGTTTCTCAGCTAATCAGTCGGCAGCCTTCGCTTTCAGATActgaaaactttgatcaTGCTaagcctttcaagctctacTTGGTGAATAAGCACTTTACTACTCTTCGTGGTGGGGGCGAACAAGAGAACCATCGACCCTCCATTACTACTGGCACTTCTAATTCGTTGAGATACGATGAATCTCACATCACAGATCTAAAATCTTTGCCACTACCTGTGGAACTTCAGTTACCTCGCTTATCCTCGATGGGCGAAAAAGCTCTTAGCATAAGAGAAAACTCAAATGGAGATGTCGCGCCCGAACTGAGCACAAAGGCACCTGTCACGCCGAGCGTTGCATTACCTGCTGTGGCGGTTGCAGCAGGCCCTGCTATTAATTCACGCCACAcactcaaaaagaagttgagtTTTGCAGattacaagaaaaagatgaagcCTATTTAG
- the PAM16 gene encoding import motor complex subunit PAM16 (similar to uniprot|P42949 Saccharomyces cerevisiae YJL104W): MAHRALFQVIFTGAQVFGRAFSEAYKQAAVQATKTGANAARAGAAKAEYGGITLDESCKILNIENEADMASPEKIEERFKYLFDVNDKEKGGSFYLQSKIYRAAERLKYELAEKQQVDKAAEGQKGPEKPPSAEQ, from the coding sequence ATGGCTCATAGGGCTTTATTCCAGGTCATTTTCACAGGCGCTCAGGTGTTTGGCAGAGCATTCTCTGAAGCTTACAAACAAGCTGCAGTCCAAGCTACCAAGACTGGAGCCAACGCCGCCAGAGCGGGGGCTGCCAAAGCTGAATACGGCGGAATCACGCTTGATGAAAGTTgcaaaattttgaatattgAGAATGAAGCTGATATGGCAAGCCCCGAGAAGATCGAGGAGCGCTTCAAGTACCTATTCGATGTCAACGACAAGGAGAAAGGCGGCAGCTTCTATTTGCAAAGCAAGATTTACAGGGCGGCTGAGAGGCTGAAATACGAGCTCGCGGAAAAACAGCAAGTCGACAAAGCGGCGGAAGGGCAGAAGGGGCCCGAAAAGCCGCCGTCTGCGGAACAGTGA